The DNA region TCGGCCGTTTTTCCGTCGTGACCTACTGTGATACGGTACGTTTTGTCCCGCGGCAGCCACAGATCGATAAATCCGTTGGCCTGAGACTTCATTTTTTGATCCAATATGGTGTTCCCCTCCAGATCGGCGATGGATACATCAAACTCTTGATCCGCCAGTTCTCCCTGGCAGCTTGTCAAACTGTGGATTTCGCATGGATGCGTTTGCTCAAGATACGGCGCGATGGACACAAAAAACTCGTCTTCCGGCAGTTCATACGCCGTAGAACCTTTTCCCTCGTCAGTCACCACAAGCTGACGCGCCGTGATCGAAGCCGATTGGGCTTGCAGGTTGTCCGCGCTGTAATCGTGCACCAGTTGCTTCAAGCTTTGCGCATCCAGCCTAACGGTTGCAGCTTCTTTCTCAGCGCTTCCCGTAAAAATATAGTAGGTTCCTAACGCCGCAACCACAATAACTCCGGCCGCTAGCAAGACATTTCTCCGTTTCATTCCTTGCACCCTTTCTGTTTAACAGGTTATTTTATGTAAGTTGATTGCTTCCTCATCCTGCCTAATTATACCATACATACGTATAGTATTGAGCAAAAAGCGGACGTTCATCCCTGAACATCCAATGATTGACCAGCCTAGTTTACCCGCTCTATTTTGATGGAAGAGGTCTTGTCATTAAAATCGTCGCCGACATAGGAAGTGTCCGCCAGCAATACCTTGCTTGCTCCCTGGAAATCCTTATGTTCGTAGAGTGTCACTTTGATGCCGGGAGTCACCTTCACCGAGGAGAGCTTATCGTTGGGAATGCCGGCCGCCAGCATGTCATTGTAGTTGTAAGTGTCCACCCCCAGCGCCACGGCAAATCCGCCATAGTTGGCGTCTCCATAAAAGACGGCCCCCTCTGAGATGGTTACGTCTCCCCCGTAAGTGATTTGCGGAAAATCCCGGCGCGCCGCCTGATATTGGTTTTCGTATTCGTTCATCCAACCGAAAGCGCCGGACGCCAGCGATTTCAGATCGGCTTTTGCCGCGCCGCTCATAAAATGGACATACTCGCCCATGTTCAGATCTCGTGTGAAATAACCGGCGGAATTTCTCGGGAAATATTGGGCAAGCAGCTGGAAGAAGCGTGTAAGCGTTTGATTTTTCCCATAGTTGTCATAAACCGGATAATACCAATTCTTAAACCAGTAGGTTCCTGCCTGCGGGAAGCTTTCCGACTTGCATACGAAGCTGTCATAAACTCGCTGCGCTTCGCTGTCGTACCCCAATGCCTTGTAAACATCATATTGGTAAATTTCCGCCCATTTGCTGTCGCCCCACAGCCGGAAAGCCGGGGAGCCCTTGGCCCCGTTTGCCGCAAACTCTACAATATGAGCGATTTCATGGACAAGGATATCCAGATTCCATCCGCTCCGGCTGCTAAAGTCGGAACCGCCGATATCGATTACGTTACGGTAGTCATGGTCGGCATTATAGTAATATCCGGGATGACCGCCGCTGTATTTTTTGTTATGGACCACAACGTAAAGTCTCCCGTCTCCTCCCATGGAGCCATAGGTTTGCTTCGTATATTTCCATACGTCGGCGGCCGTGGAGTAAATCCAGTTGGCCTGATTCGGGTTTATATCATCGTCAAAATACACGGCCACCTCATCGTCATAATAGGCGAGCTTGAGCAATTCCTTATGCTCGAACCAATGCTCTTGCCAGGTCGAAGGCGGAGCGCTCGCCGCATTTGCCGGAATTTGCGGAAGCAAACCGAAGACCATCACCAACGCCATCAGTAAAGCCACTGACTTTTTCATCATAAACCTCCTTAAAATTGGAATGACAATTTCGTTGCACGGACGTCCGTAAATTTTGATATTTTCCCATAATATTACAATATATGATATAAGTAGAATATTAAATTTTCATAGAAAAATCAATACGAAAATAGATTTTCTAATAACACTCCAATAATTGATATTGACAAAAAAATAAATCTCATGTAGCTTTTACAGTATTGATAACGTTGTCAATGAGAACTGCGTTTTTTTCTCATTTAGGTTATTGTTTGAGGTGCAGAATGATCATCGAGAAGAGAATTAATAACAACGTTGTACTTGCCAAGGATAACACTCAACAATTTATCTTAATGGGAAAAGGCATTGGATTTCAGGCATACCCGGGGAATAAAGTGAATGCGGAATTGATCGAGAAGAAATTTTTCTCGGCCGGGTCCTTATCCATTGAGCAAATGTCCGCATTAGTCACCGACGCTTCCCAGGAAGAGATCGAGGTCATTGATCAGGCAATCTCCAGGGGTGAAGAAATTTTAAAGGCCGAATTAAATCCGAATATTTTTTTCACCTTGTTGGATCACGTGCTCTTCGCTATTTCCAGGGTAAAGAAACAAATGGACATCGCCAATCCTTTGGAATGGGAAATCAAAAAGTTTTATCCTGCGGAATATAAAATCGGCAAAGAAACCGTCAGCTTGATCAATAAGCGATTAAATGTCGAGCTCCCCCCTATCGAAGCTGCATCTATTGCATTGCATTTCGTAAATGGGCAAATCGAATCGAAAGCGGTTCAAGAAGTCATTGAGTTGACCGAGATCATTAACCGTGTCGTTAAGCTGGTAAAGTATCACTTTCAAGTTGATTTTGATGATGAGTCCATTGCTTTTAACCGTTTTGTCACCCATCTGAGATATTATTTGATGCGGCAGAAAAGCGGAGAGGTTTTGGATTTTGAACCATCGTCGCTAACCCAAATCATCAGCGAAAAATTTCCTGAAGAAAAACAGTGTGCAGATAAGATCGCTCAACATATTCAAGATCAAATGGGCTTGCAAACATCGGATATCGAAAAAATGTATCTTACGATGCATATCGGAAATTTAGTGAGGAAAACATAATAACTTTCAAAAAGGATTCGTTACAGTTCGGCTGGCAAGACCTTAGTCACTTTCATCCAATTTGCGATGGAGGCGGTTAGGGTCTTTTTTATTGATTAAAACCTCATAAATTCAACAAGGATTCGTTACAAGACCTTAGTAGATTTCATCGTTGTACGGGTGAAGTTTATTAAGGTCTTTTTATATAGATGGATTGCATCCATTCAAAAGGAGGACGTTGTATGGACAACAAAGAAATGTCCAAGAAAATCATCGAATTCATCGGGGGAAAAGACAATATTTCGGATTTAACCCACTGTGTCACAAGGCTTAGATTTGTGCTGAAGGATGAGGCAAAGGCACAAACGGAAGAAATCGAAAAATCAAATGTTCTGGGCGTGCAAAAGCAAGGCGGCCAATATCAAATTATTGTCGGAGACAATGTCGGGAAGCTATATAACGAGATTATTGAGCAAATTCCCGGATTTGAGGATAGTTCCAATCAAGGACAAGCGCAGGCAGATACGAAAAAAGAGTCCATCTTTAACCGGCTGATCAGCACGCTTTCCAGCATTCTGGTCAAAGCTTTGCCTCCATTGGTAGGCGGCGGGATGCTGAAAGGTATTTTGTATTTTTTCACATCGAATGGTTGGCTTGATCCCGCCAGTTCATTAGGGACGATTTTGGATATCGCTTCAAACTGCATGTTTTATTTCTTCCCGTTCCTGCTTGCTGTAAGCGCGGCGCAAAAATTTAAAACCAACGAATACATGGCTTTATCATTGGCCGGCGCACTAATGTATCCAAGCATGATCAAGGCGGCCGCGGAAGGTGCCGAACCGATCAAGCTGTTTGGACTGCCTATTCCGATGATCGATTATAGTTCCTCGGTAATTCCGATTATTTTATCCGTTCTATTATTGAAATATGTTTACGGCTATATTCAAAAGATTATGCCGTCTATCGTCAACTCTATATTTACGCCGCTTTTAACGATTATCATTATGGTCCCTGTCTCCCTGTCGCTGCTTGCGCCGTTAGGTTATTACGGGGGGAACTATCTGGCTTACGGGATCGACTGGATCGTCAAAACCGTCCCGTGGCTGGCCGGATTTGTCATTGGCGCGATTCGCCCGTTCCTGGTATTAACCGGCATGCACCATGCCATCCGGCCGATTTTGCTGCAGCAAATCGCCACGTTTGGTTATACCAATATCAGCCCGGCCAATTTCTTAAGCACCATAGCGCAAGCGACATCCACATTGGCGGTCTACATGCTGATTAAGGAAAAAAGCAAGAAACAGCTCGCTTTATCATCGACGTTTTCCGGGTTTTTGGGCGTTACGGAACCGGCCCTTTACGGCATTATCATCAAATATAAAGCGGCGCTGATCGGTACGGTTTTAGGCGGCGGGATCGGTGGAATGGTCGCCACCATTATGGGAGCGAAGGCGTACGCTTCTTCCATGCCGAGTATTTTTAGCATTCCCGTTTATGCCGGCGGCGGTTTTGCCAGCATTTTGGTTGGTCTTCTGTTCACGCTGGCCGCCACTTTTGTGATCACCATAGTACTTGGAAAAGGGATTTTCCGCATCAATCCGGGAGAACCGGAGCATGCTTCGGAAACTGAAACAAACGCTCCGGCGGCTCCGGCTGCAAAAGCTTCGGCTT from Paenibacillus macerans includes:
- a CDS encoding PRD domain-containing protein, translated to MIIEKRINNNVVLAKDNTQQFILMGKGIGFQAYPGNKVNAELIEKKFFSAGSLSIEQMSALVTDASQEEIEVIDQAISRGEEILKAELNPNIFFTLLDHVLFAISRVKKQMDIANPLEWEIKKFYPAEYKIGKETVSLINKRLNVELPPIEAASIALHFVNGQIESKAVQEVIELTEIINRVVKLVKYHFQVDFDDESIAFNRFVTHLRYYLMRQKSGEVLDFEPSSLTQIISEKFPEEKQCADKIAQHIQDQMGLQTSDIEKMYLTMHIGNLVRKT
- a CDS encoding beta-glucoside-specific PTS transporter subunit IIABC: MDNKEMSKKIIEFIGGKDNISDLTHCVTRLRFVLKDEAKAQTEEIEKSNVLGVQKQGGQYQIIVGDNVGKLYNEIIEQIPGFEDSSNQGQAQADTKKESIFNRLISTLSSILVKALPPLVGGGMLKGILYFFTSNGWLDPASSLGTILDIASNCMFYFFPFLLAVSAAQKFKTNEYMALSLAGALMYPSMIKAAAEGAEPIKLFGLPIPMIDYSSSVIPIILSVLLLKYVYGYIQKIMPSIVNSIFTPLLTIIIMVPVSLSLLAPLGYYGGNYLAYGIDWIVKTVPWLAGFVIGAIRPFLVLTGMHHAIRPILLQQIATFGYTNISPANFLSTIAQATSTLAVYMLIKEKSKKQLALSSTFSGFLGVTEPALYGIIIKYKAALIGTVLGGGIGGMVATIMGAKAYASSMPSIFSIPVYAGGGFASILVGLLFTLAATFVITIVLGKGIFRINPGEPEHASETETNAPAAPAAKASASDQAGNLEIFSPVSGNFLDLKELNDRTFSEKLLGEGLAIIADQHQIVAPADGKLTVYRTNHAVGIETDVGVELLIHVGIDTVKLKGKHFKSFRKTGDVVKKGDILLEFDKEAIEAEGYNSAVVIIVTNPNNYASVQTVFNKPYVGQEDVILTLK
- a CDS encoding CueP family metal-binding protein; this translates as MKRRNVLLAAGVIVVAALGTYYIFTGSAEKEAATVRLDAQSLKQLVHDYSADNLQAQSASITARQLVVTDEGKGSTAYELPEDEFFVSIAPYLEQTHPCEIHSLTSCQGELADQEFDVSIADLEGNTILDQKMKSQANGFIDLWLPRDKTYRITVGHDGKTAESEISTFDSDNTCITTLQLS